The Bacteroidia bacterium genome includes a window with the following:
- a CDS encoding carboxypeptidase M32 — MTSAPIHNRYEKYRKMLTEIADLEKIIALMQWDQEVNMPSAANAFRARQISRMAAQHHEMAVSEDYYDVLASLLDDDTLNNHQQMNVQRSMEDYQQEKRLPSEFVVRLSEAVAKSHQGWVDAQKENNFRLLEPHLEQIVALKREQAQLLGYKDHPYDALLNNYEKGLTVVELDEVFTGLKHQLGKLLDEIRGARATAPPSLKMVFPRQKQLDLCRVIASEFGFDFSRGRLDLSAHPFSLDLNPRDVRITTRIQEEDLMESLSSVIHEVGHGLYGQGLSLKEYGLPGGEAASLSIHESQSRLWENQVGRSEAFVNGYYQLISNYFPEVLKDISAFDFFRAINQVRPSFIRTSADEITYHFHILIRYELEKELISGAMEVSYLPQGWKEKYQKYLGLEVPDDNRGVLQDLHWAHGDIGYFPTYSLGSLYGAQFYAAAEKAIPDLDEHIRHKHYKPLLKWLKKNIFAHGRLFTSKELCEQVTGEPLNYKYFDEYARKKYRIVYGIK, encoded by the coding sequence ATGACATCCGCTCCAATCCACAACCGGTATGAGAAATACCGCAAGATGCTAACGGAAATTGCCGATCTGGAAAAGATCATTGCCCTGATGCAGTGGGACCAGGAGGTGAATATGCCTTCAGCCGCCAATGCATTCCGTGCCCGGCAAATCTCCCGGATGGCTGCGCAGCATCATGAAATGGCGGTGTCAGAGGACTATTATGATGTGCTTGCCTCGCTGCTCGATGATGATACACTGAACAACCATCAGCAAATGAACGTGCAGCGCTCAATGGAAGATTACCAGCAGGAAAAGCGGTTGCCTTCCGAATTTGTGGTGCGGCTTTCAGAGGCCGTAGCCAAAAGCCATCAGGGCTGGGTAGATGCTCAAAAGGAAAATAATTTCCGGCTGCTGGAGCCACACCTGGAGCAAATTGTGGCACTGAAACGCGAACAGGCGCAGTTGCTTGGCTATAAAGATCATCCTTACGATGCATTGCTGAACAACTATGAAAAGGGACTGACTGTGGTGGAATTGGACGAGGTTTTCACCGGACTTAAACATCAACTGGGCAAGCTCCTGGATGAGATCAGGGGGGCACGTGCCACTGCGCCTCCTTCGTTAAAGATGGTGTTCCCCCGCCAGAAGCAGCTCGACCTGTGCCGCGTCATTGCCAGTGAATTTGGATTTGACTTCAGCCGTGGCCGCCTCGACCTTTCTGCTCATCCTTTTTCGCTCGACCTGAATCCCCGCGATGTGCGCATCACCACTCGCATCCAGGAAGAAGACCTGATGGAAAGCCTCAGCAGCGTGATCCATGAAGTAGGCCATGGGCTATATGGCCAGGGGCTCAGCCTGAAGGAATATGGCCTGCCGGGAGGAGAGGCCGCTTCATTGAGCATCCATGAATCGCAGTCGCGGCTGTGGGAAAACCAGGTAGGCCGGTCGGAGGCTTTTGTAAATGGATACTACCAACTCATCAGCAATTATTTTCCTGAAGTACTTAAAGACATCAGTGCCTTCGATTTCTTCAGGGCCATTAACCAGGTCCGTCCTTCCTTTATCCGTACCTCCGCTGATGAAATTACCTACCATTTCCACATTCTTATTCGCTATGAACTGGAAAAGGAATTGATCAGCGGAGCCATGGAAGTAAGCTATCTGCCGCAGGGCTGGAAAGAAAAATACCAGAAGTATCTGGGCCTGGAAGTGCCGGACGATAACCGGGGAGTTTTGCAGGACCTGCATTGGGCACATGGCGACATTGGCTATTTCCCCACTTATTCTCTCGGCAGCCTTTACGGTGCTCAGTTTTATGCCGCTGCCGAAAAAGCCATTCCCGACCTGGATGAGCATATCCGTCATAAGCACTACAAGCCCCTCCTGAAGTGGCTTAAGAAGAACATCTTTGCGCATGGCCGCCTTTTTACCTCCAAAGAGCTTTGCGAGCAAGTTACCGGTGAGCCATTAAATTACAAGTATTTCGATGAATATGCGCGCAAGAAATATCGAATAGTATACGGTATTAAATAA
- a CDS encoding zinc-dependent peptidase, whose amino-acid sequence MPKQTESIPYDSLPDTLRALIDHLIQRPSQQPEDEFSTAFLAGALIAIFVIAGIIIFMYSVHLVEGQIAFHAKLKERERQVLKEYFRYYHTLSMESRILFEKRLAMFMSLKKFRSKQGFANPLEARVLVSAVAIQLSMGLPKFTLPHFRNIFIFPEAYYSHITERYHKGEVNLNGRIVISWKDFILGMKHPEDGLHVGIHEFAHAFYFENYIDNDDYLFIDDVAFKRYFALATGEIDKIKKKLPSFIREYAATNEQEFFAVTTEHFFEQPADMKMKLPELYDALAQVWNQDPAAY is encoded by the coding sequence ATGCCAAAACAGACAGAATCCATTCCTTATGATTCCTTGCCGGATACCCTGCGGGCGCTGATTGATCACCTCATTCAGCGACCAAGTCAACAGCCGGAAGATGAATTTTCCACGGCATTTCTTGCAGGCGCACTGATCGCTATTTTCGTAATTGCCGGCATCATAATTTTCATGTATTCGGTTCATTTGGTAGAAGGTCAAATTGCTTTCCATGCAAAGTTGAAGGAGCGGGAGCGGCAGGTATTAAAAGAATACTTCCGCTATTATCATACGCTGTCAATGGAAAGCCGGATACTTTTTGAGAAGCGGCTGGCCATGTTTATGTCACTGAAAAAATTCCGGTCGAAGCAGGGATTTGCCAATCCGCTGGAGGCAAGGGTGCTTGTTTCCGCTGTGGCAATTCAGCTTTCTATGGGACTGCCTAAATTCACGTTGCCGCACTTCAGGAATATTTTTATTTTTCCCGAAGCGTATTATTCACACATCACGGAGCGCTACCACAAAGGGGAGGTAAACCTGAACGGACGAATCGTTATCTCATGGAAAGATTTCATTTTAGGAATGAAACATCCTGAAGATGGCCTGCACGTGGGGATTCATGAATTTGCTCATGCTTTTTATTTTGAAAATTATATTGACAATGATGATTATTTATTTATAGATGATGTGGCGTTTAAAAGATACTTCGCGCTGGCAACAGGGGAAATTGATAAAATAAAGAAAAAATTACCCAGCTTCATTCGCGAATATGCTGCGACCAATGAACAGGAGTTTTTTGCCGTTACTACCGAGCATTTTTTCGAGCAACCGGCAGATATGAAGATGAAATTACCTGAACTGTATGATGCACTTGCCCAGGTGTGGAACCAGGATCCTGCGGCTTATTGA
- a CDS encoding glucose-6-phosphate dehydrogenase, whose amino-acid sequence MEKFKNKYRIPSARAQWWDYGWNGAYFITICTKDREWLFGEIIDGNMNFFTNGHFAHACWQEIANQFSFADLGDFIVMPNHVHGFSLLTNRMVDVIP is encoded by the coding sequence ATGGAAAAATTTAAAAATAAATACCGCATTCCTTCAGCCCGCGCCCAGTGGTGGGATTATGGATGGAACGGTGCGTATTTCATTACGATTTGCACCAAAGACCGGGAATGGCTTTTTGGGGAAATTATAGACGGGAATATGAATTTTTTTACCAACGGCCATTTTGCCCATGCCTGTTGGCAGGAAATCGCCAATCAATTTTCATTTGCGGATTTGGGCGATTTTATCGTCATGCCTAACCATGTACATGGTTTTTCATTATTGACAAACCGAATGGTGGACGTGATTCCGTAG
- a CDS encoding T9SS type A sorting domain-containing protein: MGSDWPQQAKLTASDGDMNDNFGWSTGITDNYAIVGAPNNTDAGFATGAAYIFERTGSTWTELAKLLAPTSKGGDFFGYSVAIADEYAVVGALGNDDEGTQAGAAYVYMRSGSVWTLVDTLYATDPDVNDYFGFSVDIDEDGENIIVGAPRNDDGGSNSGAAYVYHRSGSVWMSEGKLLATDDDAQDSLGFSVAIAGDYAIAGAIGDDETASNAGAAYIFNRSGGVWSQQEKLMASDGSSDDLFGYSVGTDGMWAAVGAPFEDDSAMDAGALYAFLRSGGSWTETAKYKAADPDMNDEMGLSSAVSDGRAIVGIPGDDTKAPNAGAACIINLSGSAAPAASPMLVPDNEDNFLTSLEDVSAEEEAGLEAVADEETEEEIGTETIENRIVTTQLPYPNPTRGEFNFMLHSDEPGDVRLEIVSMSGKLVLRDMLQVHQGNTTHRIDLSREKGGIYLVNLFFSNGERVMHRVVVQR; encoded by the coding sequence ATGGGAAGTGATTGGCCACAACAGGCCAAACTAACGGCTTCTGACGGAGACATGAACGATAATTTCGGATGGTCAACAGGAATTACAGACAACTATGCAATTGTCGGGGCACCGAACAATACAGATGCAGGTTTTGCAACCGGTGCAGCTTATATTTTTGAACGCACCGGAAGCACCTGGACAGAACTGGCCAAGTTGCTTGCCCCAACTTCAAAAGGCGGAGATTTCTTCGGATACTCAGTGGCCATAGCGGATGAGTATGCCGTGGTAGGCGCATTGGGCAATGATGATGAAGGAACACAAGCAGGGGCAGCCTACGTGTATATGCGTTCGGGCTCTGTATGGACTTTGGTTGATACGCTTTATGCCACTGATCCCGATGTTAATGATTACTTCGGATTCAGCGTGGATATAGATGAAGACGGTGAGAACATTATTGTAGGGGCACCCCGCAATGACGATGGAGGCTCTAACTCTGGAGCAGCGTATGTTTATCATCGCTCAGGCTCCGTTTGGATGTCAGAGGGAAAATTACTGGCCACGGATGATGATGCTCAGGATTCGTTAGGGTTTAGTGTTGCTATAGCAGGAGACTATGCCATAGCCGGAGCCATAGGTGATGACGAGACCGCATCGAATGCCGGGGCTGCTTATATCTTTAACCGTAGCGGAGGTGTATGGAGCCAGCAGGAAAAACTGATGGCAAGTGACGGAAGTTCGGACGATTTGTTTGGCTATAGTGTCGGTACCGATGGAATGTGGGCAGCAGTAGGTGCTCCATTTGAAGATGATTCAGCGATGGATGCCGGAGCACTGTATGCATTCCTGCGCAGCGGAGGTAGCTGGACGGAAACTGCAAAATACAAAGCAGCCGATCCGGACATGAATGATGAAATGGGATTGTCTTCTGCAGTATCTGATGGCCGTGCAATTGTAGGCATTCCAGGAGATGACACGAAAGCTCCAAATGCCGGTGCGGCCTGCATCATTAATCTTTCCGGAAGTGCAGCACCAGCCGCATCACCAATGCTGGTACCGGACAACGAGGACAATTTCCTCACTTCTCTGGAGGATGTTAGCGCTGAAGAAGAAGCCGGCTTAGAGGCTGTTGCAGATGAAGAAACCGAGGAAGAGATCGGAACTGAAACGATTGAGAACCGAATTGTTACCACGCAGTTGCCTTATCCAAACCCAACCCGTGGCGAATTCAATTTCATGCTTCATTCTGACGAGCCGGGAGACGTGCGCCTGGAGATCGTAAGCATGAGCGGCAAGCTGGTATTGCGGGATATGCTACAGGTACATCAAGGCAATACAACGCACCGCATTGATTTAAGCCGTGAAAAAGGTGGTATTTATCTCGTAAACTTATTCTTCAGCAATGGAGAGCGAGTAATGCACCGGGTGGTTGTTCAGCGATAG
- a CDS encoding PAS domain S-box protein, whose amino-acid sequence MTIKIPDHSIKTKVLVFSINHDSHQWIQGQLNGAANDFTIKAAHNSTTYVRLLEDFRPGLIIADIEPDGMTDLELLAILREKKDSIPLILLAEEAGGEKIMEAMRAGASDIILKSHIKDLSASMKRAVKKIRATQREKMYLKQLQAIAAFNMALVDYENWEDALHNAFAIIGEAASADRVYYFENSENKLTGERFSSQRIEWSRDSVLTQINNPDLQNIPFEAVKEFVAPLKIRKHFSVNTAQLPDGDFRNLLMSQNIQSCLLLPIFIKNHFHGFLGYDDCTSTREWDENEIDFLKTLAVNFAAAIDKRLSSAMAKESQERLQSVINNIPGISYRCKPDSEWTIQFISDEVERLTGYPPDDFIDNRVRTYASIIHPEDLTSTYDVIKALKQGESFYLQYRIICRSGEIKWVEERGNGVYNADGKLQWIDGVSLDITERKNTSEKFKAIFDQTSEAILLADDEGRYIDCNKAAAEMLGYSIAEINSKTVSEITGIEDENQFRQIWESFINKGSEQGRIELKRKDNMTIVGSYKATANVLPGVHLTVIRDITAQERHDMLLKASERRFKALVQESSDMIAILDREGNYLFVSDSSSAILGIDEKEFLSNNGFSFIHPDDKDRIYKQLATLTPGERKHLGTFRFRNSEDNWHWLETIATDLSDDPAVGGIVVNSRDVTDMVIKENELKLSNERYRLACKATQDVIYDLDLIKGEVHRPDDSLGLFFGYSQEQAKQKHFWKNNIHPDDLVIATRQLLDKLGDPTENFCENEYRFRRADGSFAYVYDKGYIIRNEDEKAIRLIGAARDITEQKNLEKQQNIAVAISHTLCIPGTLRERLTDVLSILGGFLNLPVAEAWVTSINDEKLNLVSQWHSEDNPECSFQHSAENTSLEKGDSLPGETWQKGVPQFRTDNTSYITQNKNDLTGSGVCAVCSFPIFYNEKVIAVFVFVSNNKKKLKESFSIFKNVSSQLGTELQRKKTEDELEKFFSMSPDMLCIIGFDGRCKKANPAFTTITGYTEQEMLTLPLSHFIHPDDYQLVAVEMTNINTVDSSNYFECRIVTRTGQTKWLAWTGTVVPEEQLIYAIAKDVTEKKKIEETLKHSNAQLKTAQAIAKLGYWTHDMEKDQGIWAEETYRIWEQDPEFFKPTFMSFLATVHPEDQWLMTRDLDTVFPDEAFYDYQNRIITPGGKVKWVSQKMRVIRDPKGKPLKLEGIAQDITEQKKLETLLDEVHKLTKIGGWEMDLIRNKLSWTDITKEIHEVPLNFEPDPDSALSYYKDQEMIRKIVNETIEKGTPYDVELRITTAKGKLKWVRALGKGEFAGGKCVRIFGSIQDIHAQKKAEEERREILESITDGFFAVDKCWTVTYWNKAAEQMFKIPKEEILGRNLWEQFDDSHYQRIYTEYETAMQHQEVRSFEEYLPLYKIWIEISAFPKPEGLSVYFKNITREKERNIELVATKNLQESIANSTQDMIWEVDLDLKLTSANAPYLQRMKSITGFDFELGINILSDKRVEKLMAPQMVEDWHNYYEKTFSQETLNITEEYFREGQREIRLITLNPIFDHNGNVCGAACFSKDITERTEHLKAIEDQNTRLREIAWIQSHVVRAPLARLTGLINILEEEDYQDISKESLFRLIQESSEKLDEVIHDMTDKASELCRVIEPSSGIIDPIKYGF is encoded by the coding sequence ATGACCATAAAAATCCCGGATCACTCTATTAAAACCAAAGTACTTGTTTTCAGTATAAACCATGATTCCCATCAATGGATTCAGGGCCAGCTTAATGGTGCTGCAAATGACTTTACAATAAAAGCAGCCCACAACAGCACTACTTATGTTCGTCTCCTTGAGGACTTCAGGCCAGGGCTGATCATTGCCGATATAGAACCGGATGGAATGACCGATCTGGAACTACTGGCCATTCTTCGTGAAAAGAAGGACAGCATCCCGTTAATTCTATTGGCTGAAGAAGCAGGTGGAGAAAAAATTATGGAAGCCATGCGGGCGGGTGCTTCAGATATTATATTAAAAAGCCATATAAAAGACCTTTCAGCGTCAATGAAGCGCGCGGTGAAAAAAATCAGGGCAACGCAGCGTGAAAAAATGTATCTGAAACAACTTCAGGCAATCGCGGCTTTTAATATGGCATTGGTGGATTATGAAAACTGGGAAGATGCCCTACACAATGCTTTTGCAATTATTGGAGAGGCAGCTTCGGCTGACAGGGTTTATTACTTCGAGAACAGCGAAAATAAACTGACCGGTGAGCGCTTTTCCAGCCAGCGCATAGAATGGAGCCGGGACTCGGTCCTGACTCAAATCAATAATCCCGATCTTCAGAACATTCCTTTTGAGGCAGTAAAGGAATTTGTTGCTCCACTTAAAATCAGAAAGCATTTTTCCGTCAATACAGCTCAATTACCGGATGGCGATTTCAGGAATTTGCTGATGTCTCAGAATATCCAGTCATGTCTTTTGTTGCCAATATTTATTAAAAACCATTTTCATGGTTTCCTCGGGTATGACGATTGTACCAGCACGCGCGAATGGGATGAAAATGAAATAGATTTTCTGAAAACACTCGCGGTTAATTTTGCTGCGGCAATTGACAAGCGGCTCTCATCAGCAATGGCAAAAGAAAGCCAGGAACGGCTGCAATCAGTCATAAACAACATCCCGGGAATTTCCTACCGGTGTAAACCTGATTCGGAATGGACCATCCAGTTTATCAGTGACGAAGTAGAAAGGCTGACCGGTTATCCTCCGGATGATTTTATTGACAACCGGGTGCGTACTTATGCAAGCATCATCCATCCCGAAGATCTGACAAGTACCTACGATGTCATTAAAGCATTAAAGCAAGGCGAATCATTTTATTTGCAATACCGTATAATTTGCCGGAGTGGCGAAATAAAATGGGTGGAAGAAAGAGGCAATGGGGTCTATAATGCCGATGGAAAGCTTCAGTGGATTGACGGAGTTTCCTTGGATATTACGGAAAGAAAGAATACTTCGGAAAAATTCAAGGCCATTTTTGATCAAACAAGTGAGGCCATTTTACTTGCAGATGATGAGGGTCGCTACATTGACTGCAATAAAGCCGCTGCAGAAATGCTTGGCTATTCCATTGCCGAAATAAACAGCAAAACTGTATCTGAAATTACAGGCATTGAGGATGAAAATCAATTCCGGCAAATCTGGGAATCATTTATTAATAAGGGTTCAGAGCAGGGAAGAATTGAATTAAAGCGGAAAGATAATATGACAATTGTTGGCAGCTATAAGGCTACTGCCAATGTTTTGCCCGGAGTGCATCTTACGGTAATAAGGGATATTACTGCACAGGAACGGCACGACATGTTATTGAAAGCCAGCGAGCGGAGATTCAAGGCGCTGGTACAAGAAAGCTCGGACATGATCGCGATCCTTGACAGAGAAGGCAATTACCTATTCGTCAGCGATTCCTCTTCAGCTATTTTAGGCATTGATGAGAAAGAGTTTCTAAGTAACAACGGATTTAGTTTCATACATCCTGATGACAAAGACCGTATTTACAAGCAATTAGCGACACTGACCCCGGGAGAGCGCAAGCATTTGGGTACTTTTCGATTCAGAAATAGTGAAGATAACTGGCACTGGCTGGAGACGATCGCCACTGATCTATCTGATGACCCGGCAGTAGGCGGCATTGTGGTGAATTCACGGGACGTGACGGACATGGTGATAAAGGAAAATGAACTAAAGCTGAGCAATGAGCGCTATCGCCTGGCCTGCAAGGCTACGCAAGACGTGATCTATGACCTTGATCTGATAAAGGGAGAGGTACACAGACCGGACGACTCACTGGGTTTGTTTTTTGGTTATTCCCAGGAGCAGGCGAAACAAAAACATTTCTGGAAAAACAATATTCATCCGGATGATCTCGTAATTGCCACCCGTCAGCTTTTAGATAAATTGGGTGATCCCACCGAAAACTTTTGCGAAAATGAATATCGCTTCAGGCGGGCTGACGGCAGCTTTGCTTATGTATATGACAAAGGATATATTATAAGGAATGAAGATGAAAAGGCCATCCGGCTCATCGGAGCTGCCCGTGATATTACAGAGCAGAAGAATCTGGAAAAACAACAAAACATTGCAGTAGCCATCAGCCATACGCTTTGTATACCGGGAACGCTCCGAGAGAGGCTGACAGACGTTTTGAGCATCCTGGGCGGATTTCTTAATCTTCCTGTGGCTGAAGCGTGGGTTACTTCTATAAATGATGAAAAACTTAACCTGGTCAGCCAGTGGCACAGTGAAGATAATCCTGAATGTTCTTTTCAACATTCAGCAGAAAATACCTCACTCGAAAAAGGGGATAGCTTGCCTGGCGAAACCTGGCAGAAAGGAGTCCCTCAATTCCGGACGGACAACACCTCCTATATCACACAAAACAAAAATGACCTTACCGGTTCAGGGGTTTGTGCAGTTTGCAGCTTCCCCATATTTTATAATGAAAAGGTGATTGCCGTATTTGTTTTTGTCTCGAATAATAAAAAGAAACTGAAGGAGAGTTTCAGCATTTTTAAAAATGTAAGCAGCCAACTCGGAACTGAATTGCAACGCAAGAAAACGGAAGATGAACTTGAAAAATTCTTCAGCATGTCTCCGGATATGTTATGCATCATAGGATTTGACGGGCGCTGTAAAAAAGCAAACCCGGCATTTACGACAATTACAGGGTATACTGAACAAGAAATGCTTACGCTGCCCCTATCTCATTTTATTCATCCTGATGATTACCAACTTGTGGCTGTAGAAATGACCAATATAAATACGGTGGACTCCAGCAACTATTTTGAATGCAGGATCGTGACCCGGACTGGGCAGACAAAATGGCTTGCCTGGACTGGTACGGTTGTGCCGGAAGAGCAACTTATATATGCAATTGCAAAAGATGTTACGGAAAAGAAAAAAATTGAGGAAACCTTAAAACACAGCAATGCTCAGCTTAAAACTGCGCAGGCTATTGCAAAACTTGGTTACTGGACTCATGATATGGAAAAAGACCAAGGGATATGGGCAGAAGAAACCTACAGGATATGGGAGCAGGATCCGGAATTTTTCAAACCTACGTTTATGAGCTTTCTTGCTACCGTACATCCTGAAGATCAATGGTTGATGACTCGTGATCTTGATACCGTCTTCCCTGACGAGGCTTTCTATGATTACCAGAATCGGATCATTACACCCGGAGGTAAGGTGAAATGGGTTTCTCAGAAAATGAGAGTCATCAGAGATCCGAAAGGAAAGCCCTTAAAACTGGAAGGGATCGCACAGGACATAACGGAGCAGAAAAAACTGGAAACCCTTCTCGATGAAGTCCATAAACTTACGAAAATCGGGGGCTGGGAAATGGATCTTATCCGGAATAAACTTAGCTGGACCGACATTACAAAAGAAATACATGAGGTTCCGTTAAATTTTGAACCTGATCCTGATTCTGCATTAAGCTATTATAAAGATCAGGAAATGATCAGGAAGATTGTGAATGAAACGATCGAAAAGGGTACCCCCTATGATGTGGAATTGCGGATTACAACGGCTAAGGGAAAATTAAAATGGGTAAGGGCTCTTGGAAAAGGAGAGTTTGCTGGTGGAAAATGTGTCAGGATTTTTGGAAGTATCCAGGACATCCATGCCCAGAAAAAAGCCGAAGAGGAGCGCAGGGAAATCCTTGAAAGCATTACTGATGGATTTTTTGCAGTGGATAAATGCTGGACGGTAACGTACTGGAATAAAGCTGCAGAACAGATGTTTAAAATACCCAAGGAAGAAATTCTTGGCCGCAATTTGTGGGAACAATTTGATGATTCACACTACCAGAGAATATACACAGAATATGAAACGGCAATGCAACACCAGGAGGTACGTTCATTTGAGGAGTACTTGCCATTGTATAAAATATGGATAGAAATTTCCGCATTTCCTAAGCCGGAGGGACTTTCTGTATATTTTAAAAATATTACCAGAGAAAAAGAACGAAATATTGAATTGGTCGCGACCAAAAACCTTCAGGAATCCATTGCCAACAGCACGCAGGATATGATCTGGGAGGTGGACCTGGATTTGAAATTGACCTCAGCAAATGCTCCATATCTTCAAAGAATGAAGTCAATAACGGGTTTTGATTTTGAATTGGGAATAAATATTTTAAGTGATAAACGTGTAGAAAAACTAATGGCTCCTCAAATGGTGGAAGACTGGCATAATTACTATGAAAAAACTTTTAGCCAGGAAACTTTAAATATTACCGAGGAATACTTCAGAGAAGGACAGCGGGAAATCCGGCTGATTACACTCAATCCTATCTTTGACCATAACGGAAATGTTTGTGGAGCCGCATGTTTTTCAAAGGACATCACGGAGCGCACCGAGCACCTGAAAGCAATAGAGGATCAGAATACCCGCCTGCGGGAAATTGCCTGGATCCAATCCCACGTGGTACGCGCACCGCTGGCACGCTTAACAGGGTTGATCAACATTTTAGAAGAGGAAGATTATCAGGATATTAGTAAGGAATCACTATTTCGGCTTATTCAGGAATCCTCTGAAAAGCTGGACGAAGTCATACATGATATGACAGATAAAGCCTCGGAACTCTGCAGGGTAATAGAACCATCTTCCGGTATTATTGATCCAATAAAGTACGGCTTTTAA
- the sppA gene encoding signal peptide peptidase SppA has product MKDFFKYVLATIVGLILSQIILSLLFMIFIGIIIASASFGDKSDEADIKSNSILHLKLDFPIVERTSDDPFQQLAFILGDREKPLSLKDITDNIRQAADDDRIKGIYLDLSFFSGRNATLEEVRNALLDFKKSGKFIYAYSDVLSQKTYLLSSMADSIFMQPEGMVAFTGFASELAFFKGTLEKLNIEARVIKVGKFKSAVEPFIREDMSDENREQMKALVESMYTHYLQNVSDSRGLSVAELRRIADSALVVNPQQALQYRMIDGLAYRDQVTEKLKARLDVEEDKDLNLLTLKEFNKKDKKESAKDKIALIYAVGEIGMGEGDEQSIGSESLSKAIRKARKDDDIKAIVLRVNSPGGSALASDVIWREMVLAKEAKPVIVSMGDVAASGGYYIACAADTIVAEPNTVTGSIGVFALLPGLEKFWEDKLGITFDRYCTGPYADLGNPNRELRPEERQIIQHLVNNIYADFITKVGEGRGLDTAFVDSIGQGRVWTGLQARDRGLVDVMGGLDSALAIAARSAGLDKYQIRILPERKNPFEKIISDLSGQARTYILKSSLQEDYELYRQVQALKERKGIQALMPYNLDIQ; this is encoded by the coding sequence ATGAAAGACTTTTTTAAATACGTACTCGCCACCATCGTTGGACTCATCCTTTCGCAAATCATACTATCTCTTCTGTTTATGATCTTTATCGGGATCATCATTGCCTCGGCATCTTTTGGAGACAAAAGCGATGAAGCAGATATTAAATCCAATTCAATTCTTCATCTGAAGCTGGATTTTCCAATTGTGGAACGTACCAGCGATGACCCCTTTCAGCAACTTGCATTTATACTTGGTGACCGCGAAAAGCCCTTGTCGCTCAAAGATATAACGGACAACATCAGGCAGGCAGCAGATGATGACCGCATCAAAGGCATTTACCTGGACCTCAGTTTTTTTTCAGGCCGCAATGCTACGCTTGAGGAAGTGCGTAATGCCCTTTTGGATTTCAAGAAATCCGGTAAATTCATATACGCCTACAGCGATGTATTGTCTCAAAAAACTTACCTGCTCAGCAGCATGGCTGACAGCATTTTCATGCAACCGGAAGGAATGGTTGCTTTCACCGGATTCGCTTCAGAACTGGCATTTTTCAAAGGAACACTTGAAAAGTTGAATATTGAGGCCCGCGTTATCAAAGTGGGAAAATTCAAGAGCGCAGTGGAGCCATTTATTCGTGAAGATATGAGCGATGAAAATCGCGAACAGATGAAGGCACTGGTTGAAAGCATGTACACTCATTATTTACAAAATGTAAGTGACAGCCGTGGCCTTAGTGTGGCGGAATTGCGCAGGATCGCAGACAGTGCATTGGTAGTGAACCCTCAACAAGCGCTTCAGTACAGGATGATAGATGGCCTGGCTTACCGCGACCAGGTGACTGAAAAATTAAAAGCAAGATTGGACGTAGAAGAGGATAAGGACCTGAATCTGCTGACCCTCAAAGAATTCAATAAGAAAGACAAGAAGGAGAGCGCAAAAGATAAAATAGCCCTGATCTATGCCGTTGGCGAAATAGGAATGGGCGAAGGTGATGAGCAATCCATAGGCAGCGAGAGCCTGAGCAAAGCAATTCGCAAAGCCCGGAAGGACGATGATATCAAGGCAATTGTCCTGAGGGTGAACTCTCCCGGAGGCAGTGCCCTGGCGTCAGATGTGATTTGGCGGGAAATGGTGTTGGCCAAAGAAGCAAAACCGGTCATCGTTTCGATGGGTGATGTGGCGGCTTCTGGCGGGTATTACATAGCCTGCGCTGCTGATACAATCGTTGCCGAGCCCAATACCGTTACGGGTTCAATTGGCGTATTTGCGCTGCTGCCAGGGCTGGAGAAATTCTGGGAGGACAAGCTCGGAATTACATTTGACCGCTACTGCACAGGCCCTTATGCCGACCTGGGAAATCCTAACCGGGAATTGCGCCCCGAGGAACGCCAGATCATCCAGCACCTGGTGAATAACATTTACGCTGATTTCATAACCAAAGTTGGCGAAGGCCGAGGACTCGATACTGCCTTTGTAGATTCTATCGGCCAGGGCCGCGTCTGGACCGGCCTTCAGGCGCGCGATCGCGGCCTGGTAGACGTGATGGGTGGCCTTGACAGCGCCCTCGCCATAGCCGCCAGAAGTGCCGGACTAGATAAGTACCAGATCAGAATATTACCGGAAAGGAAGAACCCTTTCGAGAAAATCATCAGTGATCTCTCCGGCCAGGCAAGAACCTATATTCTCAAAAGTTCTCTGCAAGAGGATTACGAACTCTACAGGCAGGTACAGGCGCTAAAAGAACGGAAAGGCATTCAGGCCCTTATGCCGTACAATCTGGATATTCAATAA